In Salinarimonas sp., a genomic segment contains:
- the flgH gene encoding flagellar basal body L-ring protein FlgH, with translation MQTLSLRAGLRALAIGALALTLGACAAADRLANVGRAPALTAIEDPTAQPGYVPVRMPMPTPEVVSFAPNSLWRQGARGFFKDQRAAQVGDLVTVRVRVTDRAQIDNQTRRSRQNGENLGAGGLFGLETQYSQVFGDDVQADALVAATSDSSSAGAGSIRRSENLTTNVAAVVTQVLPNGNLVIEGKQEIRVNFEVRELIVAGIVRPEDIENDNTIDSTKIAQARIAYGGRGQITDVQQPRYGQQVLDVLLPF, from the coding sequence ATGCAGACCCTCTCCCTTCGCGCCGGGCTCCGGGCGCTCGCCATCGGCGCCCTCGCGCTGACGCTCGGCGCCTGCGCCGCCGCCGACCGCCTCGCCAATGTCGGCCGCGCGCCGGCGCTGACGGCCATCGAGGATCCGACCGCCCAGCCGGGCTACGTGCCGGTGCGCATGCCGATGCCGACCCCCGAGGTCGTGTCCTTCGCCCCGAACTCGCTCTGGCGCCAGGGCGCGCGCGGCTTCTTCAAGGACCAGCGCGCCGCGCAGGTGGGCGATCTCGTCACGGTCCGGGTGCGCGTCACCGACCGGGCGCAGATCGACAACCAGACCCGCCGCTCCCGCCAGAACGGCGAGAATCTCGGCGCGGGCGGCCTGTTCGGGCTCGAGACGCAGTACAGCCAGGTCTTCGGGGACGACGTGCAGGCCGACGCCCTCGTCGCCGCGACGTCGGATTCCTCCAGCGCCGGCGCGGGCTCGATCCGGCGCTCGGAGAACCTGACCACCAACGTGGCCGCGGTGGTCACCCAGGTGCTGCCCAACGGCAACCTCGTCATCGAAGGCAAGCAGGAGATCCGCGTGAACTTCGAGGTGCGCGAGCTCATCGTCGCCGGCATCGTCCGCCCGGAGGACATCGAGAACGACAACACGATCGATTCGACCAAGATCGCCCAGGCCCGCATCGCCTATGGCGGCCGCGGCCAGATCACCGACGTGCAGCAGCCCCGCTACGGCCAGCAGGTGCTCGACGTGCTGCTCCCGTTCTGA
- the flgA gene encoding flagellar basal body P-ring formation chaperone FlgA has product MRSRIDDPIRPGAGRLPFATLVRAVALVALGLLVLAAATRPGLAAGATPSLRGDVVVSGDVVRFGDLVADAPADAAATPVFHAPALGAIGTIQVARILMTAQALGIEGVATAGREEVTVTRAARRVGQDAIAAALAAQVAEAAGLPAHEIEIAFDGTPPTLLVAPDVAEPVAIADLAYDPATRRFSGAAYIGPHAAERRAQAPVSGVARRVVEVAVLVREIPRGEAVSASDYRIERRPVELTPADARLDALALEERVARRTLTAGAALRQGDLERPMLVSRNDVVLMLYERGALTLTLRGRARQAGARGDVIDVENPVSERILQAEVIGPGTVRVGPAFAGRVAALAQ; this is encoded by the coding sequence ATGAGAAGCCGCATCGACGACCCGATCCGGCCGGGCGCCGGCCGCCTGCCCTTCGCGACCCTCGTGCGCGCCGTCGCGCTCGTCGCGCTCGGGCTCCTCGTCCTCGCCGCCGCCACCCGGCCCGGCCTCGCCGCCGGCGCGACGCCCTCGCTGCGCGGCGACGTCGTCGTCTCCGGCGACGTCGTGCGCTTCGGCGACCTCGTCGCCGACGCCCCGGCGGACGCGGCCGCGACGCCGGTCTTTCACGCCCCGGCGCTCGGCGCGATCGGCACCATCCAGGTGGCGCGCATCCTGATGACGGCCCAGGCGCTCGGCATCGAGGGCGTCGCCACCGCGGGCCGCGAGGAGGTGACCGTCACCCGCGCCGCCCGCCGCGTCGGGCAGGACGCCATCGCCGCCGCGCTCGCCGCGCAGGTGGCGGAGGCCGCCGGCCTGCCGGCGCACGAGATCGAGATCGCCTTCGACGGGACGCCGCCGACCCTGCTCGTCGCGCCGGACGTCGCCGAGCCGGTGGCGATCGCCGATCTCGCCTACGATCCCGCGACCCGCCGCTTCTCCGGCGCGGCCTATATCGGCCCGCACGCGGCCGAGCGTCGGGCGCAGGCGCCCGTCAGCGGCGTCGCGCGCCGCGTGGTCGAGGTCGCCGTCCTCGTCCGCGAGATCCCCCGCGGCGAGGCGGTCTCGGCCTCCGACTACCGGATCGAGCGTCGCCCCGTCGAGCTGACGCCGGCGGACGCCCGCCTCGACGCCCTCGCGCTCGAGGAGCGCGTCGCCCGCCGCACGCTCACCGCCGGCGCGGCGCTGCGCCAGGGTGATCTCGAGCGGCCGATGCTCGTCTCGCGCAACGACGTGGTGCTGATGCTCTACGAGCGCGGCGCGCTGACGCTGACGTTGCGCGGGCGCGCCCGCCAGGCCGGCGCCCGCGGCGACGTGATCGACGTCGAGAACCCCGTCTCCGAGCGCATCCTGCAGGCCGAGGTGATCGGCCCGGGCACGGTGCGCGTCGGCCCCGCCTTCGCCGGCCGCGTGGCCGCCCTGGCGCAGTGA